The Aggregatilinea lenta genome includes a region encoding these proteins:
- a CDS encoding AzlD domain-containing protein: protein MVDTPVLWLIMGGMTFVTFIPRLSVIGLMNHEMPPTVARALRYVPPAALSAIIFPALFMPDGAFDVSLSNERLLAGIVAALVAWRSKNTLLTIAVGMVLLWILQAL from the coding sequence ATGGTGGATACGCCGGTGTTGTGGCTGATCATGGGCGGGATGACGTTTGTGACGTTCATCCCGCGCCTGTCGGTGATCGGATTGATGAACCACGAGATGCCGCCGACCGTGGCGCGCGCGTTGCGCTACGTGCCGCCCGCCGCGTTGAGCGCGATCATCTTCCCCGCGCTGTTTATGCCGGACGGTGCCTTTGACGTCTCGTTGAGCAACGAGCGCCTGCTGGCCGGGATCGTCGCGGCGCTGGTGGCGTGGCGCAGCAAAAACACGCTGCTGACGATCGCGGTGGGCATGGTTCTGCTGTGGATCTTGCAGGCGCTATAA
- a CDS encoding aldo/keto reductase family protein gives MNYRHLGRAGLNVSELSLGGWITFGGSLTDEQLARDIITMAYDNGINFFDIADIYAKGESEKLMGSVLKDFPRHTLVISSKVFWPMSDDPNDRGLSRKHILESVDKSLQRIGTDYLDLYFCHRFDDETPVEETVRAMDDLVHQGKILYWGTSEWTGAQIQEALDICEKYNLYKPQVEQPQYNILHRTRIENEILPVTEPNGIGLVVWSPLASGLLTGKYDEGVPEDSRIATESWLKRSHLRDNPVEAVRKLKPIADDLGVTRAQMAIAWTLRQPGVSSAITGATKVSQLEDTLAALRIDLDDETLSRINAVVDGIEID, from the coding sequence ATGAATTATCGGCACTTGGGCCGCGCTGGCTTGAACGTCAGCGAACTGAGCCTGGGCGGATGGATCACGTTTGGCGGCAGCCTCACCGACGAACAGCTCGCCCGCGACATCATCACCATGGCCTACGACAACGGGATCAACTTCTTCGACATTGCGGACATCTATGCCAAAGGCGAGTCCGAAAAGCTGATGGGGTCGGTCCTCAAGGATTTCCCGCGTCACACGCTGGTCATTTCCAGCAAGGTCTTCTGGCCGATGAGCGACGATCCCAACGACCGGGGCCTGTCGCGCAAGCACATCCTGGAAAGCGTCGATAAGTCGCTCCAGCGTATCGGGACCGACTACCTCGACCTGTACTTCTGTCACCGCTTCGACGACGAGACGCCGGTCGAAGAAACGGTGCGCGCGATGGACGACCTCGTCCACCAGGGCAAGATCCTGTATTGGGGCACCAGCGAATGGACCGGCGCGCAGATCCAGGAAGCGCTGGACATCTGCGAGAAGTACAACCTCTACAAGCCGCAGGTGGAACAGCCACAGTACAACATTCTGCACCGCACGCGCATCGAAAACGAGATTCTGCCCGTCACCGAGCCGAACGGCATCGGGCTGGTGGTGTGGAGTCCGCTGGCGAGCGGCCTGCTGACCGGCAAGTACGACGAGGGTGTGCCCGAAGACAGCCGCATCGCCACTGAGTCATGGCTGAAGCGCTCGCACCTGCGCGACAACCCGGTCGAGGCGGTACGCAAGCTCAAGCCCATTGCCGACGACCTGGGCGTGACGCGCGCGCAGATGGCGATCGCGTGGACGCTGCGCCAGCCAGGTGTCAGCAGCGCGATCACTGGTGCGACGAAGGTCAGCCAGCTTGAAGACACGCTGGCCGCGCTGCGGATCGACCTGGACGACGAGACGCTGAGCCGCATCAACGCCGTCGTGGACGGGATCGAGATCGACTAG
- a CDS encoding AzlC family ABC transporter permease gives MLSNQAQFFAGVRAQLPILLGTMPFGLIYGVLAIEAGLPVSVALGMSIIVFAGSAQFIAAQLFAEGAAGLIIILTTFVVNLRHALYSASIAPYVRHLRPIWKWVLAFLLTDEAYAVAITHYRTTSPEKARAGNDHWFFLGAELTLWSTWQLSTAVGVFVGAQVPDSWSLDFTLALTFIALVMPTLTDRPAVLAALVAGVVAVGADGLPYNLGLIAAVFAGIAAALVAETVRGGAQAASAGTVHELSLPETDLPDMTQEGEG, from the coding sequence ATGCTGTCGAACCAGGCCCAGTTTTTCGCGGGCGTCCGAGCGCAGCTTCCGATCCTGTTGGGCACAATGCCGTTTGGGCTGATCTACGGCGTGCTGGCGATAGAAGCGGGACTGCCGGTCAGCGTCGCGCTGGGCATGTCGATCATTGTGTTCGCGGGATCGGCCCAGTTCATCGCGGCGCAGTTGTTCGCGGAAGGTGCGGCGGGCCTCATCATCATCCTGACTACCTTCGTGGTGAACCTGCGTCACGCGCTTTACAGCGCCTCGATAGCGCCGTACGTGCGGCATCTCAGACCGATCTGGAAGTGGGTGCTCGCGTTCCTGCTGACGGATGAAGCCTACGCGGTCGCTATCACGCACTACCGCACGACTTCGCCCGAAAAGGCGCGCGCGGGCAACGATCACTGGTTCTTCCTGGGCGCGGAACTCACGCTGTGGAGTACGTGGCAGCTCAGCACGGCGGTCGGCGTCTTCGTCGGCGCGCAGGTTCCCGATAGCTGGTCGCTGGACTTCACGCTGGCGCTGACGTTCATCGCGCTGGTGATGCCCACGCTCACCGACCGCCCGGCAGTGCTGGCGGCGCTGGTGGCGGGAGTGGTCGCTGTGGGCGCGGACGGCCTGCCCTACAATCTGGGGCTGATTGCGGCGGTGTTCGCCGGGATCGCGGCGGCGCTGGTCGCGGAGACGGTGCGCGGGGGAGCGCAGGCGGCATCCGCAGGGACCGTTCACGAATTGTCCCTGCCCGAAACCGATCTGCCCGATATGACGCAGGAAGGCGAGGGCTGA
- a CDS encoding flavin reductase family protein, whose translation MEWSAEQYKDIMAQWASGVTVVTTACDGELHGLTVSSFISVSLHPPMVLVSIGNELSTRDCLKRSGVFAVNLLGTDRIEWGLRFAGMISGITDRFAGIEWRPAASGSPILPGVLAWLDCEIRYAYPGGDHTLFVAEVLHGEARTAPGHPLLYYHRQWGGFARLPGDNRD comes from the coding sequence ATGGAGTGGAGCGCCGAGCAATACAAAGATATCATGGCACAATGGGCCAGCGGCGTGACGGTGGTCACCACCGCGTGCGACGGCGAGCTGCACGGGCTGACGGTCAGCTCGTTCATCAGCGTCAGCCTGCACCCGCCCATGGTGCTGGTGTCGATCGGCAATGAGCTGTCCACGCGCGACTGCCTGAAGCGCAGCGGCGTTTTCGCGGTGAATCTGCTTGGCACGGATCGCATCGAGTGGGGACTGCGCTTCGCGGGCATGATCTCCGGCATCACGGATCGCTTCGCGGGCATCGAGTGGCGGCCCGCCGCCAGCGGCAGCCCGATCCTGCCCGGCGTGCTGGCCTGGCTCGACTGCGAGATTCGCTACGCTTACCCCGGCGGCGACCATACGCTGTTCGTGGCCGAGGTGCTGCACGGCGAGGCCCGCACCGCGCCCGGGCATCCCCTGCTGTACTACCACCGCCAGTGGGGCGGGTTCGCGCGGCTGCCCGGCGATAACCGGGACTGA
- a CDS encoding MDR family oxidoreductase — protein sequence MVDRFKALLVTLVDGETQVDFADLDEEALPPGDVLVKVAYSSLNYKDGLAVTNKGKIVRAFPMVPGVDLVGTVEESASPELHPGQWVVAVGAGLGERHWGGYSQYARLSADWLDPLPEGLTPQQAMGIGTAGVAAMMAAVALDDHWVDPANGPVVVTGASGGVGSMAVAILAQRGYTVAASTGRGQLADYLTSLGASQVLDRIELDRTPKSLEAGRWAGAVDSVGGNTLATVLATTLPGGTVASVGLAGSAALHTTVHPFILRGVTLVGVDSVNVAPPRRRAIWGRLAEELPGDLIDRMMRVEPLDQIFDLSEQIVAGQIQGRVVIDVGA from the coding sequence ATGGTCGATCGTTTTAAAGCGCTGCTGGTGACGCTCGTCGACGGCGAAACCCAGGTGGATTTTGCGGACTTAGACGAAGAGGCTTTGCCGCCGGGGGACGTGCTGGTCAAGGTGGCCTATTCGAGCCTCAACTATAAAGATGGCCTGGCCGTGACGAACAAGGGCAAGATCGTGCGCGCGTTCCCGATGGTGCCGGGCGTGGATCTGGTCGGCACGGTCGAGGAATCAGCCTCGCCGGAGCTGCATCCCGGCCAGTGGGTCGTCGCGGTCGGCGCGGGGTTGGGCGAGCGGCATTGGGGCGGCTACAGCCAGTATGCGCGCCTGAGCGCCGACTGGCTCGATCCGCTGCCGGAGGGCCTCACACCACAGCAGGCGATGGGCATCGGCACGGCGGGTGTCGCGGCGATGATGGCCGCCGTCGCGCTGGACGATCACTGGGTCGATCCGGCCAACGGCCCGGTTGTGGTGACGGGCGCATCGGGCGGCGTGGGCAGCATGGCCGTCGCGATCCTGGCACAGCGCGGCTACACGGTCGCCGCGTCCACCGGGCGCGGGCAGCTCGCGGATTACCTGACGTCGCTGGGCGCGAGCCAGGTGCTCGACCGCATCGAGCTGGACCGCACGCCCAAGTCGCTCGAAGCCGGGCGCTGGGCGGGCGCGGTCGACAGCGTCGGCGGCAACACGCTGGCGACGGTGCTGGCGACGACACTGCCGGGCGGCACGGTCGCGTCGGTGGGGTTGGCGGGCAGCGCGGCGCTGCACACGACCGTACACCCGTTCATTCTGCGCGGGGTGACGCTGGTCGGCGTGGACAGCGTGAACGTCGCGCCGCCGCGCCGCCGGGCGATCTGGGGGCGGCTGGCCGAGGAGCTGCCCGGCGACCTGATCGACCGCATGATGCGCGTCGAGCCGCTGGACCAGATCTTCGACCTCAGCGAGCAAATCGTCGCGGGGCAGATCCAGGGCCGGGTCGTGATCGACGTCGGCGCGTGA
- a CDS encoding ABC transporter ATP-binding protein has translation MSAEYIARTFDKIDHRSPIRFVWSHIRQQPVVALLMVFGAFTNAALASLASVLVGRAVDAINLNDDLRYVGLMALAIVGSQLLRGGLQFIRNYASETFAQRIERDVRDELYVSLLGKSMNFHDFQPVGEIMARVTNDVREINLMMNPGVNLIIGSGMFVLLPLLVTPTIHPALTITPAAFILIYVFLQGRYVRSLHDIAQHVRSSFGEMNAQLAETLDGIEVVKGTAQEDAEIARFNRLVDEVRGWFVAQGDLEARYVTVLLLGLTTVAAFLHALILYRAGSIETGDIVAFMGQISLFGFPVFSSVMSFTRMASGLASAERILAIINTRTDLDQNAQGHEARLDGAIRFDQVDFGYLPGKQVLHDVSVAIEPGQTVAIVGQTGSGKSTLAKLINRIYDVDAGRVLLDGVDVCDWNLASLRSQISIIEQEIFLFSRSVADNIAFGRPDATREAIEEAARKAQADEFIQHMPHGYDTVIGQRGVTLSGGQRQRLAIARAFLTDPRILVLDDSTSAIDSATEDRIQKAIWAAAKGRTTILITHRLSQIRWADHIIVLRQGRIVAQGTHEDLLRSSAPYQRIFARRETKSESSRHRAASSQR, from the coding sequence ATGTCCGCCGAATATATCGCCCGAACGTTCGATAAGATCGACCACCGCAGCCCGATCCGCTTCGTGTGGTCGCACATTCGCCAACAACCGGTCGTCGCGCTGCTTATGGTCTTTGGCGCGTTCACCAACGCCGCGCTGGCGTCGCTGGCGTCGGTGCTCGTCGGTCGCGCGGTGGACGCGATCAACCTGAACGACGATCTGCGCTACGTGGGACTGATGGCGCTGGCGATCGTCGGCAGCCAGCTTCTACGCGGCGGCCTTCAGTTCATCCGCAACTACGCCTCGGAGACGTTCGCGCAGCGCATCGAGCGCGACGTGCGCGACGAGCTGTACGTCAGCCTGCTCGGCAAGAGCATGAACTTTCACGACTTCCAGCCGGTGGGCGAGATCATGGCGCGCGTCACCAACGACGTGCGCGAAATCAACCTGATGATGAATCCGGGCGTGAACCTGATCATTGGCTCTGGCATGTTCGTGCTGCTGCCGCTGCTGGTCACGCCAACGATCCACCCGGCGCTGACGATCACGCCCGCCGCGTTCATCCTGATCTATGTCTTCTTGCAGGGCCGCTACGTGCGGTCGCTGCACGACATCGCGCAGCACGTGCGATCCAGCTTCGGCGAGATGAACGCGCAGCTCGCCGAGACGCTGGACGGGATCGAGGTGGTCAAAGGCACGGCCCAGGAAGACGCGGAGATCGCGCGCTTCAACCGCCTGGTGGACGAGGTACGCGGCTGGTTCGTGGCGCAGGGCGACCTCGAGGCGCGTTACGTGACGGTACTGCTGCTGGGCCTGACGACCGTCGCGGCGTTTTTGCACGCGCTGATCCTGTACCGCGCGGGGTCGATCGAGACGGGCGACATCGTGGCGTTCATGGGGCAGATCTCGCTGTTTGGCTTCCCGGTCTTTTCGTCGGTGATGTCCTTCACGCGCATGGCCAGCGGGTTGGCCAGCGCCGAGCGCATCCTGGCGATCATCAACACCCGGACTGACCTCGACCAGAACGCGCAGGGGCACGAGGCGCGGTTGGACGGCGCGATCCGCTTCGATCAGGTGGACTTCGGCTATTTGCCTGGCAAGCAGGTGCTGCACGACGTCTCGGTGGCGATTGAGCCGGGGCAGACGGTTGCCATCGTGGGGCAAACGGGGTCCGGCAAGAGCACGCTGGCCAAGCTGATCAACCGCATCTATGACGTGGACGCCGGGCGCGTGCTGCTGGATGGGGTGGACGTATGCGACTGGAACCTGGCCTCGCTGCGCTCGCAGATCAGCATCATCGAGCAGGAGATCTTCCTGTTCAGCCGCAGCGTGGCGGACAACATCGCCTTCGGGCGGCCCGACGCGACGCGCGAGGCGATCGAAGAGGCCGCGCGTAAAGCCCAGGCGGACGAGTTTATCCAGCACATGCCGCACGGCTATGACACGGTCATCGGGCAGCGCGGCGTGACCCTCAGCGGCGGCCAGCGGCAGCGGCTGGCGATCGCGCGCGCCTTCTTGACCGACCCGCGCATCCTGGTGCTCGACGACAGTACTAGCGCCATCGACAGCGCGACGGAAGATCGCATCCAGAAGGCGATCTGGGCGGCGGCGAAGGGCCGCACGACGATCCTGATCACGCACCGATTGTCACAGATCCGGTGGGCCGATCACATCATCGTGCTGCGGCAGGGGCGCATCGTGGCGCAGGGCACGCACGAGGACCTGCTGCGCTCGTCCGCGCCCTATCAGCGCATTTTCGCCCGGCGCGAGACGAAATCGGAGAGCAGCCGCCACCGGGCCGCCAGCAGCCAGCGGTAG
- a CDS encoding ABC transporter ATP-binding protein produces the protein MGFFSGLDSDSYDRQYGDGYLFRRLGTYIGQQKHHAFWVTSMGLLVSVAQALMPILIAAGVDALESDAADRTLELLVLALLAVNLVQYFGNWVRRRATNRMVGNLTAQMRKDAFAASIGRDMAFYDENKTGKILSRITSDTEDFGQNLIITSDIISQVVQMVILVAVLLSRSVLLTGITLVFMLPAVGAAMILRRMARGVTRQGSRAMAAVNDNIQETVTGISVAKNFRQEAMIYDDFVGVNTQSYRVNLRRGMVLSLVFPVLNALSGLAIGAVVYAGGYAVTEAVISISIWFLYIQSVDRFWFPVINIASYWSQFQQAMSSLERIFALIDAENTVQQEDDRPAGTLRGKIEFDDVIFEYKPGLRVLDHFSLTIQPGESVAFVGHTGAGKSTIAKLIMRLYEFQGGQIRMDGQDIRTVDLHSYRAQLGFVPQGPFLFSGTIMDNIRYGKPGATDAEVEEVAHSIGGGEWLETLPEGLHSNVGERGSRLSIGQRQLVSLLRVLIEKPPVFILDEATASIDQFTEAQIQEALDLILSRSTSILIAHRLSTVRSVDRIIVLRDGAIIEEGSHDDLIEQGGHYAELYNTYFRHQSLDYVENARELFATGD, from the coding sequence ATGGGTTTCTTTAGCGGATTAGACAGCGATTCCTACGACCGGCAGTACGGTGACGGCTACCTGTTCCGGAGGCTGGGCACCTACATCGGCCAGCAGAAGCACCACGCGTTTTGGGTGACCTCGATGGGCCTGCTCGTGTCCGTCGCGCAGGCGCTGATGCCGATCCTCATCGCGGCGGGTGTCGACGCGCTGGAAAGCGACGCGGCGGATCGCACGTTGGAACTGCTGGTGCTGGCCCTGCTGGCGGTGAACCTCGTGCAGTACTTCGGCAACTGGGTGCGCCGCCGCGCGACAAACCGGATGGTGGGCAACCTGACCGCGCAGATGCGCAAGGATGCGTTTGCGGCGTCCATCGGGCGCGACATGGCCTTTTACGACGAGAACAAGACCGGCAAGATCCTCAGCCGCATCACGAGCGACACGGAAGACTTCGGACAGAACCTGATCATCACCTCGGACATCATTAGCCAGGTGGTGCAGATGGTGATCCTGGTAGCGGTGCTGCTCAGCCGCAGCGTGCTGCTGACCGGGATCACGCTGGTGTTCATGCTGCCTGCCGTCGGCGCGGCGATGATCCTGCGCCGCATGGCGCGCGGCGTCACCCGCCAGGGATCGCGCGCGATGGCCGCCGTCAACGACAACATTCAGGAGACGGTGACGGGCATCAGCGTCGCCAAGAACTTCCGCCAGGAAGCGATGATCTACGACGACTTCGTGGGCGTCAACACGCAATCGTACCGCGTGAACCTGCGGCGCGGCATGGTGCTGTCGCTGGTGTTCCCGGTGCTCAACGCACTGTCCGGTCTGGCGATCGGCGCGGTGGTGTACGCCGGGGGGTACGCCGTCACCGAGGCCGTGATCAGCATCAGCATCTGGTTCCTGTACATCCAGTCCGTGGATCGCTTCTGGTTCCCGGTGATCAACATCGCGTCGTACTGGAGCCAGTTCCAGCAGGCGATGAGCAGCCTGGAACGCATCTTCGCCCTGATCGACGCGGAGAACACCGTGCAGCAGGAAGACGACCGGCCCGCCGGGACGCTGCGCGGCAAGATCGAGTTCGACGACGTGATCTTCGAGTACAAACCGGGGCTGCGCGTGCTCGATCACTTCAGCCTGACGATCCAGCCCGGCGAGAGCGTGGCGTTCGTGGGGCACACCGGCGCGGGCAAGAGTACCATCGCCAAGCTGATCATGCGCCTGTACGAGTTCCAGGGCGGGCAGATCCGCATGGACGGCCAGGACATCCGCACCGTCGACCTGCACTCATACCGGGCCCAACTCGGTTTTGTGCCACAGGGACCGTTCCTGTTCAGCGGCACGATTATGGACAACATTCGCTACGGCAAGCCCGGCGCGACCGACGCCGAGGTGGAAGAGGTTGCGCACAGCATCGGCGGCGGCGAGTGGCTCGAAACGCTGCCGGAAGGTTTGCACAGCAACGTGGGCGAACGCGGCTCGCGGCTAAGCATCGGCCAGCGCCAGCTCGTGAGCCTGCTGCGCGTGCTGATCGAAAAGCCGCCCGTGTTCATTCTCGACGAAGCCACCGCCAGCATCGACCAGTTCACCGAGGCGCAGATCCAGGAAGCGCTCGACCTGATCCTGTCGCGCTCGACCTCGATCCTGATCGCGCACCGCCTGAGCACCGTGCGCAGCGTGGACCGGATCATCGTGCTGCGCGACGGCGCGATCATCGAAGAAGGCAGCCACGACGACCTGATCGAACAGGGCGGGCACTACGCCGAGCTGTACAATACGTACTTCCGGCACCAGTCGCTCGACTACGTGGAGAACGCGCGCGAGCTGTTCGCCACCGGAGACTGA
- a CDS encoding TetR/AcrR family transcriptional regulator translates to MNRYEQRKAATHQRLIEAARELIGTQGYESVDILDITERANLSKATFYQHFSNKEACVRALILQGFEALAQEIFDSERESRTQLEWARDSFFKLFKWADENRRFVLIMVGGHASSDLNAFGRAYMSQRILQRIITERMPGLRERVAPEIAAQFITGATIQMLGWWLEEDTPYSAEDMAILMSELFKRTFGLKLDGADVELEPILS, encoded by the coding sequence ATGAACCGGTACGAACAGCGAAAAGCGGCCACGCACCAGCGCCTGATCGAGGCCGCGCGTGAGCTGATCGGCACGCAGGGCTACGAGAGCGTCGATATTCTCGACATCACCGAGCGCGCCAACCTCAGCAAAGCGACGTTCTACCAGCATTTTTCCAACAAGGAAGCCTGCGTGCGCGCCCTGATCTTGCAAGGGTTCGAGGCCCTGGCGCAGGAGATTTTCGACAGCGAACGTGAATCGCGCACCCAATTGGAGTGGGCGCGCGACAGCTTCTTCAAGCTGTTCAAGTGGGCCGACGAAAACCGGCGCTTCGTGCTGATCATGGTTGGGGGCCACGCGTCCAGCGACCTGAACGCGTTCGGGCGCGCCTACATGTCACAGAGGATCTTGCAGCGCATCATCACCGAGCGCATGCCAGGCCTGCGGGAACGGGTCGCGCCGGAGATCGCTGCACAGTTCATCACCGGCGCGACGATCCAGATGCTGGGCTGGTGGCTGGAAGAAGACACGCCCTATTCGGCGGAAGATATGGCGATTTTGATGAGCGAGTTGTTTAAACGCACGTTTGGCTTGAAGCTCGACGGTGCGGATGTGGAACTGGAACCAATCCTATCGTAG
- a CDS encoding MMPL family transporter, which produces MFFERIGHFATRYRIPILLTWIVAAIVVTLVAPSIDKVASSDLSDFLPDEAPFVHASEVIHDTFGSGFSGGGTVIVIDAREAGGVHTDAAWAFIEDLTAWLTGDEAPDNIDRVTSPAESEAVASMTTSQDGGVALVRFALSTSATEDATGETLRIVEEWTDTHAPDGVKAYATGDAPIVNTTTESARTSVDRTIWVTVVLVIVMLLLVYRSPVSPFVPLVSVTLAYLIARGIVAWMGDTMMTITSYANVLLVVVMYGAGTDYCLFLISRFREEMADHPTIDDATSHTVHLVGETISSSAGTIFVGFMAMALAKMGIFKTSGPALAIGIVLSLLAGLTLVPALLSTLGQKAFWPGEATHRSPGRLYEFTSKLVSSRPLVTIVLIVAIMLPFSIYGVNQRVNYNTLDDLPDDQPAVEGFAIMNETMGSGELLPLTIVVTGRDPNEIATNMVALTNDLDALDGVKYVRNLNNPMGEEGQFTDLLRVDVQLRLALQLFSQMGTGTGGASAIDPQQLGTLLEDMRGYFDLLAEQFPEVADDPNLTTIQDLLGNPLRLVQGQDELAAAMDGLATRFESIDNAYLLPTSLIGLIEQLPTDSMGTMSAMIGQLLPNYLNDDATAYKMEVILDVPPTSYEAMDTVHAIRDVLTTYEDGGEAVVGGSTATVTDIKDVMDSDLLRAIGLVLLGIFLVLLVMLRSAIAPLYLIGTVLLSFTFTLGVTNLIFRELDGAAGLTWYVPFFTFVFLVALGVDYSIFLFGRIKEEVGYHGIREGIHVAVARTGAIITSAGMILAGTFAALISGEIRGLVEVGFAVAFGVLIDTFIVRTILDPALATLFGHWTWWPGGVPKARTERPSQAVAPGEAAD; this is translated from the coding sequence ATGTTTTTCGAACGTATCGGGCATTTTGCCACCCGCTATCGTATCCCGATTCTGTTGACCTGGATCGTGGCGGCCATCGTGGTGACGCTGGTCGCGCCCAGCATCGACAAGGTCGCCAGCTCGGACTTGAGTGACTTTCTGCCGGACGAAGCGCCGTTCGTGCATGCCAGCGAGGTGATCCACGACACGTTTGGCAGCGGCTTCAGCGGTGGTGGCACGGTGATTGTGATCGATGCGCGCGAGGCGGGCGGCGTCCACACTGACGCGGCCTGGGCGTTTATCGAAGATCTGACCGCCTGGCTGACCGGCGATGAGGCCCCGGACAACATCGACCGGGTGACGTCGCCCGCAGAGTCGGAAGCCGTGGCGAGCATGACCACTTCGCAAGATGGTGGCGTGGCGCTGGTGCGCTTTGCGCTGTCCACCTCCGCGACTGAAGACGCCACCGGCGAGACCCTGAGGATCGTCGAGGAGTGGACCGATACGCACGCGCCGGATGGCGTGAAAGCCTACGCCACGGGCGACGCGCCGATCGTCAACACCACGACCGAGTCGGCGAGAACCAGCGTCGACCGCACGATCTGGGTGACGGTCGTGCTGGTGATCGTGATGCTGCTGCTGGTCTACCGCTCGCCTGTCAGCCCGTTTGTCCCGCTAGTGTCCGTCACACTGGCCTACCTGATTGCGCGCGGCATCGTGGCATGGATGGGTGACACGATGATGACGATCACGTCCTATGCCAACGTGCTGCTGGTGGTGGTGATGTACGGCGCGGGCACGGACTACTGCCTGTTCCTCATCAGCCGCTTCCGCGAGGAAATGGCCGACCATCCCACCATCGACGATGCGACGTCGCACACGGTGCATCTGGTGGGCGAAACGATCAGCAGCAGCGCCGGGACGATCTTCGTGGGCTTCATGGCAATGGCGCTCGCCAAAATGGGCATCTTCAAGACCAGCGGCCCCGCGCTCGCCATCGGCATCGTGCTGTCGCTGTTGGCCGGGCTGACGTTGGTTCCGGCGCTGCTCTCGACGCTGGGGCAGAAGGCGTTCTGGCCCGGCGAGGCTACGCACCGCAGCCCTGGCCGCCTGTACGAGTTCACTTCCAAGCTGGTCAGCAGCCGTCCGCTGGTGACGATCGTGCTGATCGTCGCCATTATGCTGCCGTTCTCGATCTACGGCGTCAACCAGCGCGTGAATTACAACACCCTGGACGACCTGCCCGACGACCAGCCCGCCGTGGAGGGCTTCGCGATCATGAACGAAACGATGGGCAGCGGTGAGCTGCTGCCGCTGACGATCGTCGTGACCGGACGCGACCCGAACGAGATCGCCACGAACATGGTCGCCCTGACCAACGACCTGGACGCGCTCGACGGCGTGAAGTACGTACGCAACCTGAACAACCCGATGGGCGAAGAAGGCCAGTTCACGGATCTGCTGCGTGTAGACGTGCAGCTGCGGCTGGCGCTGCAACTATTCTCGCAGATGGGCACCGGGACCGGCGGCGCGTCGGCCATCGATCCGCAGCAGCTCGGCACCTTGCTGGAAGACATGCGCGGCTACTTCGACTTGCTGGCCGAACAGTTCCCCGAAGTGGCGGACGACCCGAACCTGACGACCATTCAGGATCTGCTCGGCAACCCGCTGCGCCTGGTCCAGGGGCAGGACGAGCTGGCGGCGGCGATGGACGGCCTCGCCACGCGCTTCGAGTCGATTGACAATGCGTACTTGCTGCCAACTTCGCTCATCGGCCTGATCGAGCAGCTCCCGACCGACTCGATGGGCACGATGTCGGCCATGATCGGCCAGCTTCTGCCGAACTACCTCAACGACGACGCGACGGCCTACAAAATGGAAGTCATCCTCGACGTGCCGCCCACCAGCTACGAGGCGATGGACACAGTGCACGCTATCCGCGACGTGCTGACGACGTACGAAGACGGCGGCGAGGCTGTGGTGGGTGGCAGCACGGCGACCGTCACGGACATCAAGGACGTGATGGATTCCGACCTGCTGCGCGCCATCGGGCTGGTGCTGCTGGGCATCTTCCTGGTGCTGTTGGTCATGCTGCGCAGCGCGATCGCGCCGCTGTACCTGATCGGCACGGTGCTGCTGAGTTTCACCTTTACGCTGGGTGTCACCAACCTCATCTTCCGGGAGCTGGACGGCGCTGCCGGGCTGACGTGGTACGTGCCGTTCTTCACCTTCGTGTTCCTGGTGGCGCTGGGCGTGGACTACAGCATCTTCCTGTTCGGGCGCATCAAAGAAGAAGTGGGTTATCACGGCATCCGCGAGGGCATCCACGTGGCCGTGGCCCGCACGGGCGCGATCATCACCTCGGCGGGCATGATCCTGGCGGGCACCTTCGCGGCCCTGATCAGCGGCGAGATTCGCGGGCTGGTCGAGGTCGGGTTCGCGGTCGCGTTCGGCGTGCTGATCGACACGTTCATCGTACGCACCATCCTCGACCCCGCGCTGGCGACTCTGTTTGGGCACTGGACGTGGTGGCCGGGCGGCGTGCCCAAAGCCAGGACGGAGCGCCCGTCGCAGGCAGTCGCGCCCGGCGAAGCCGCCGACTAA